In the genome of Vicia villosa cultivar HV-30 ecotype Madison, WI linkage group LG7, Vvil1.0, whole genome shotgun sequence, one region contains:
- the LOC131617825 gene encoding NEP1-interacting protein 1-like has product MVINMYLHTLILRQHIYIILNYLLNLNMAIIITSPTITNWFYGTIEVLSFKVLTVIGYSAFEKFMRVMERILFAVFTCVLALGGSIIGTIAGGIKGQTTEAGFLDGACKGAIAGAIAAIELMSFGSVGEPLSKVALLTSLLNGKVFMEWICPTAAQAYINSVEAAYGGMVSDIYDSMGVKGMSQTCIMNLPFHKFNSSNKIMKLYNESCCSICFQDLEDGELVRMLPKCSHIYHLECIDKWLVQQGSCPICRTYILE; this is encoded by the exons ATGGTTATAAATATGTACTTACACACACTCATCTTAAGGCAACACATCTACATCATTCTTAATTATCTTCTCAATTTGAATATGGCTATTATCATTACTTCACCAACTATCACTAACTGGTTTTATGGAACAATTGAAGTTCTTTCTTTCAAGGTTTTGACTGTCATTGGCTATTCTGCATTTGAGAAATTCATGAGAGTTATGGAGAGAATTCTCTTTGCTGTATTCACTTGTGTTCTAGCACTAGGAGGATCAATAATAGGAACAATAGCAGGAGGTATCAAAGGCCAAACCACAGAAGCTGGATTTCTTGATGGAGCTTGCAAAGGAGCTATTGCAGGAGCCATTGCAGCTATAGAGTTGATGAGTTTTGGTTCTGTTGGTGAGCCACTTTCCAAG GTTGCTTTGTTGACAAGTTTATTGAATGGAAAAGTGTTTATGGAATGGATATGTCCAACTGCTGCACAAGCTTAT ATAAATTCAGTAGAAGCAGCTTATGGAGGAATGGTTTCAGATATTTATGACAGCATGGGAGTTAAAGGGATGTCACAAACTTGTATTATGAATCTTCCATTTCATAAATTTAACTCCTCCAACAAAATCATGAAATTATACAATGAATCATGCTGCTCCATTTGCTTCCAG GATTTAGAGGATGGAGAATTGGTGAGAATGCTTCCAAAATGTAGTCACATTTATCATTTAGAATGCATTGACAAGTGGCTAGTACAACAAGGATCGTGTCCTATTTGTAGAACTTATATTCTGGAATAG
- the LOC131617826 gene encoding reactive Intermediate Deaminase A, chloroplastic-like — protein sequence MTSFCSALCFQIPVINSGVLRNRTSLSTGRECFSVTGGTSKRSLSLTCSSVSSDARIVVKEAVETEKAPAALGPYSQANKVNNLLFVSGVLGLVPETGKFVSDNVDDQTEQLLKNMGEILKAGGASYSSVVKTTILLADLKDFKTVNEIYAKYFPAPFPARATYQVAALPLDAKIEIECIAAL from the exons ATGACGTCGTTTTGTAGTGCACTGTGCTTCCAGATTCCGGTGATCAACAGCGGCGTACTCCGCAACCGCACTTCATTGAGCACCGGAAGAGAGTGTTTCTCAGTTACCGGCGGCACATCGAAGCGCTCTTTGTCGTTGACATGCTCGAGCGTTTCTTCTGATGCCA GAATAGTAGTTAAGGAAGCTGTTGAAACAGAAAAAGCACCTGCAGCATTGGGACCATATTCCCAAGCAAACAAAGTTAACAACCTTCTCTTTGTATCTGGTGTTCTTGGCCTTGTTCCTGAG ACCGGGAAGTTTGTCTCTGATAATGTTGATGATCAAACAGAACAG CTTCTCAAAAACATGGGGGAAATCCTTAAAGCTGGTGGTGCAAGCTACTCATCAGTTGTTAAAACAACGATTCT GTTGGCTGACTTGAAGGACTTTAAGACAGTCAACGAGATTTATGCCAAAT ATTTCCCTGCACCTTTCCCAGCTCGCGCGACTTATCAAGTAGCTGCATTACCATTGGACGCCAAGATTGAAATCGAGTGCATTGCAGCGCTTTAA
- the LOC131617827 gene encoding OVARIAN TUMOR DOMAIN-containing deubiquitinating enzyme 2, with protein MDGVVVRRVIPSDNSCLFNAVGYVMDRDQTKAAELRQVIAATVASDPEKYSEAFLGKPNAEYCNWILDPEKWGGAIELSILADYYGREIAAYDIQTTRCDLYGQEGNYSERVMLIYDGLHYDALAMSPVEEAPEDFDQTIFAIQNSRSIGPVEQLAINFIKDQHRKRKFTDTANFTLRCGVCQIGVIGQKEAAEHAQATGHVNFQEYR; from the exons ATGGATGGTGTTGTTGTGAGAAGAGTCATACCTTCTGATAACAGTTGTCTCTTTAATGCTGTTGG GTATGTTATGGATCGTGACCAAACTAAAGCTGCTGAGTTGAGACAG GTTATAGCTGCAACAGTAGCAAGTGACCCCGAGAAATATTCTGAAGCATTTCTTGGGAAGCCAAATGCAGAATATTGTAACTGGATTCTTGACCCAGAGAAATGGGGAG GTGCAATTGAACTCTCAATATTAGCAGATTATTATGGACGCGAAATTGCAGCATATGATATCCAAACAACACGGTGTGATTTGTACGGTCAG GAAGGTAACTATTCTGAAAGGGTGATGCTCATATACGATGGTCTCCATTACGATGCTTTAGCT ATGTCTCCCGTTGAAGAAGCTCCCGAGGATTTTGATCAGACCATATTTGCCATACAAAATTCCAGAAGCATTGGACCTGTTGAGCAGCTTGCGATAAATTTTATTAAAGACCAACATAG GAAACGGAAATTCACCGACACCGCCAACTTCACTCTGCGCTGTGGGGTATGCCAAATTGGAGTTATTGGTCAGAAG GAGGCAGCGGAGCATGCTCAAGCAACCGGTCATGTTAATTTTCAAGAATATAGATGA